The following are encoded in a window of Vespa crabro chromosome 2, iyVesCrab1.2, whole genome shotgun sequence genomic DNA:
- the LOC124421868 gene encoding protein qui-1 isoform X2: MNLEVELIAGVVKGGLPPAHLPSPRLIKIFIAGERDEFSAERRQLLEVVGPELQSIYDDMGIEVLLVDMQYGTNKNPDINPRLAEFFLEEINASHRHSRGCFLLLLAGSDYNTGWVPTKFEEETFHALLGCCSVLDEYYVQDGRYYTLKASSVETAQDDWQLAQESNLRKILKIAAESIILDQPDNKEVQNVLKSTTERQLEYGLNLDEDGNGIMAIIRDWTGKDVPKVSPGAMSFRSHIESCLPAENVIHLEVDYKTDGIDTDNDTHDNYLNKFRRFVLERLQNLVNASIEIDPEIKSRKKMVQEVYAESMAHLSLLREIKPAEEDDESIARIKKLLISGMDQKHGPILIWGPKASGKSSILAKIYESVPEWFGKPTFRVVRLCTSTPKSAYSLELLRILCEHIGFLSGNNDGNLPRDASFDPLYLNNWFSQIMRGIEAQPLSEQLIVMVDDLHRLHPLECDIVAALSWLPLNLPQGIHFIATTTVPPEALRLTPLQKERLRSNEILIELSDNRCNLPDIESALDNLEKLVGPRAANKIGSLLACAEYGLSETEILELIMPTGGDDPLSLTLGQYNFATWCLVRRTLTPLLRVRVMSGRLMFGWRWLSREVARKKYLSDQDVSRMCHAELANLFFAEETEDSEEKSPQGPVEPPAKETPFQSAPQSQDITYTLRHVEEAWLHLLRAGDVDKLKRLAVCAFDFLLAGVQMISVSYLRCVLEHARRYLLERDLELVYYAVRKSSDVLTRDPLQLGAQLICWLRPVADDGGDLVSRMVMAAMAWCDGYTAPLLVPLNGWLQPPLPLQIRALSCPQGVRLVEAAPSGQHVVVVPPQGDAQLWHVMSGQLVHTFKGHSSPISCLAITHQSQYLLTGSEDTSIIVWDMKELSLKRRICEHIAPVLTLTAAINNSIIVSGGEDSSIIATSLLTGEVLVKIDHHRGPVTAIRVDSAGEVLVSGSTDGTVCLWSLETFTLLNSITLPSPVANLDVSADSVFLLTACEDQKLYLRSLATGTEIHTLRGHQGPVRSLCLARDCRRAIAGGIEGRVSVFDIHSGRLIKTLPANPSADVTSVKVTEKDDFLITAGGGRVTYWSFRGEEAPSKPQKLGKQESLQPHTSPISCLDISRDGAMAVTGGVDSLVNLWQLNTHELMSTLEGHIASVTCITFSASGLFVASGSEDKTVRVWGLTLGLVVATFRHQATITSVIAMLDGRRVVSSDRAGTIRVWAADSGTLIQSVCGPGRCFAVAADMRFAVCGTGDNQVRIISLGAGPEEKRQVSHSQDITCLVVTPDSQSLITGSRDMSLKVWQLAGGKLSQVLVGHTDHVTCVAVAVLDKSIVVSGSRDANLIVWDINTGADLHTLTGHLGYVTCIRLSGDGTLAVSGSEDKSLIVWDTKKGTALNSIMLHVPILGVEMSTDCSRLALHLLEHKCMPILCLHNTPAQYVKLPPYVAPRDLRPPGPKRPARRLLKKEVSLDTYTWQRKYGHLTTGVTVSTVEERLKRRFSVSASMEEISKAGLAGSQPGLGPEQAALAQSQHFDQLEAIWNKQSPPPRPRGLRTLSKQSSLQTTRISDSEEEDLPD; encoded by the exons ATGAATCTTGAAGTTGAACTTATAGCTGGAGTGGTCAAAGGTGGTTTACCACCGGCTCATCTACCATCTCCAAGGCTTATCAAGATATTTATTGCTGGTGAAAGGGATG AATTCTCTGCGGAAAGGAGACAACTATTGGAGGTAGTGGGTCCAGAACTACAATCGATTTACGATGATATGGGAATTGAG GTATTGTTGGTTGATATGCAATATGGAACCAACAAAAACCCAGATATCAATCCAAGGCTGGCAGAATTCTttttagaagaaataaatgcaTCTCATCGGCATTCCCGAGGTTGTTTTTTGCTG CTACTGGCTGGATCCGATTACAATACAGGTTGGGTACCTACCAAGTTCGAGGAAGAAACTTTCCATGCTCTTCTCGGTTGCTGTTCCGTGTTAGACGAGTACTACGTGCAAGATGGtcgttattatacattgaAAGCTTCTAG TGTGGAAACGGCACAAGACGATTGGCAATTGGCGCAGGAATCGAATTTgaggaaaattttaaaaatcgcaGCCGAATCGATAATCCTTGACCAACCAGACAATAAAGAAGTTCAAAACGTGTTGAAGAGTACGACGGAACGACAATTGGAATACGGCCTAA ATCTTGATGAAGATGGGAATGgaattatggctattattagAGATTGGACTGGTAAAGATGTTCCGAAGGTCAGTCCCGGTGCTATGAGCTTCCGGTCACACATTGAGTCGTGTTTACCAGCTGAAAACGTGATTCACCTTGAGGTTGACTATAAAACAGACGGCATAGACACAGACAACGACACCCATGATAATTACTTGAATAAATTTAGACGATTCGTTCTTGAGAGACTACAAAATTTAGTTAATGCTTCGATAGAGATCGATCCGGAGATTAAAAGTCGAAAGAAAATGGTTCAGGAAGTTTATGCGGAAAGTATGGCGCACTTGTCGTTGTTGCGTGAAATAAAACCCGCCGAGGAGGATGACGAATCTATCGCGCGcataaaaaaacttttaatatcTG GAATGGATCAAAAACATGGCCCTATTTTAATATGGGGTCCCAAAGCTTCTGGGAAATCTTCTATACTTgctaaaatatatgaaagtgTTCCAGAATGGTTCGGTAAACCGACTTTCAGAGTTGTACGGCTCTGTACGTCGACGCCAAAGTCGGCTTATAGTTTAGAGCTTCTACGGATTTTGTGTGAACACATTGGCTTCTTATCGGGTAACAACGACGGTAATCTTCCACGAGATGCTTCCTTCGATCCTTTGTACTTGAATAATTGGTTCAGTCAAATAATGCGTGGTATTGAAGCACAACCTTTGTCCGAACAATTGATCGTTATGGTGGACGATTTGCATCGTCTTCACCCTTTGGAATGCGATATCGTTGCTGCTTTATCGTGGTTACCATTAAACTTGCCCCAAGGAATACATTTTATAGCGACGACTACTGTACCACCCGAAGCATTACGGCTGACGCCACTTCAAAAAGAAAGACTCCGAAGCAATGAAATACTTATTGAATTGTCTGACAATCGATGCAATCTCCCAGATATAGAATCAGCTTTAGACAATCTGGAAAAGCTTGTCGGTCCAAGAGCAGCAAATAAAATTGGTTCGCTTTTAGCATGCGCAGAATACGGTCTCTCCGAAACAGAGATTCTCGAGTTAATTATGCCCACGGGAGGAGATGATCCATTATCTTTAACATTGGGACAATATAATTTTGCTACATGGTGTTTAGTCCGAAGAACTTTGACTCCTTTATTAAGG GTACGAGTAATGAGCGGCAGATTAATGTTTGGCTGGCGTTGGTTAAGTCGTGAAGTAGCTAGGAAGAAATATCTTTCGGATCAGGATGTATCGAGAATGTGTCATGCAGAACTGGCAAATCTATTTTTTGCGGAAGAAACCGAAGATAGCGAGGAAAAATCACCGCAGGGCCCTGTAGAACCACCCGCAAAAGAGACACCTTTCCAAAGCGCTCCGCAATCGCAAGATATTACATATACTCTACGACACGTCGAAGAAGCGTGGCTTCATTTGCTACGAGCTGGCGATGTTGATAAACTCAAAAGATTAGCTGTCTGtgcttttgattttcttttagcTGGTGTACAAATGATTTCCGTGAGTTATTTGCGATGTGTACTCGAACATGCAAGGAGATATCTTTTGGAAAGAGATTTGGAGTTGGTATATTATGCTGTTAGGAAATCAAGCGATGTACTTACTAGAGATCCGCTTCAGCTTGGAGCACAACTTATTTGTTGGCTAAGACCAGTTGCAGATGATGGTGGAGATCTT GTAAGCAGAATGGTCATGGCAGCAATGGCATGGTGTGATGGCTATACTGCACCTCTTTTAGTTCCTCTAAATGGTTGGCTTCAACCTCCTCTACCTCTTCAAATTCGTGCGTTGTCTTGTCCACAAGGAGTCCGTCTAGTCGAAGCTGCTCCATCGGGTCAACACGTCGTGGTTGTTCCACCTCAAGGAGATGCTCAATTATGGCACGTTATGTCTGGTCAGCTAGTACATACTTTTAAag gtCATTCTAGTCCGATATCATGTTTAGCCATTACGCATCAATCTCAATATCTACTTACTGGTTCTGAAGATACCTCCATTATAGTTtgggatatgaaagaattatcATTGAAACGACGAATTTGTGAACATATAGCACCTGTTCTTACGTTAACAGCAGCTATAAATAATTCCATTATCGTGAGTGGTGGCGAAGATTCTAGTATCATTGCAACTAGTTTACTTACTGGCGAGGTATTAGTAAAAATTGATCATCACAGAGGACCCGTTACTGCAATACGCGTAGATTCAGCAGGAGAAGTTCTTGTCTCTGGGTCAACCGATGGAACAGTCTGCTTATGGTCTTTAGAAACATTTACTCTTCTCAACAGCATAACATTACCTTCTCCTGTAGCCAATCTCGATGTATCGGCAGATTCTGTCTTTTTGCTGACTGCTTGTGAAGATCAGAAACTCTATTTAAGATCATTAGCTACTGGAACGGAGATACATACATTAAGAGGACATCAAGGTCCTGTTAGAAGTTTATGTCTTGCTAGAGATTGTAGAAGAGCTATTGCTGGTGGTATAGAGGGGAGAGTTTCTGTTTTTGATATACATAGTGGTAGACTTATTAAAACGTTACCTGCTAACCCTTCTGCGGATGTTACATCTGTGAAG gttacTGAAAAGGATGATTTTCTTATTACTGCTGGAGGAGGACGTGTAACCTACTGGAGTTTCCGGGGCGAGGAAGCTCCGTCAAAACCACAAAAACTTGGTAAACAAGAATCACTTCAACCGCACACCTCACCTATATCTTGTTTAGATATATCTAGAGATGGTGCAATGGCAGTTACGGGTGGTGTCGATTCTTTAGTAAATTTATGGCAATTAAATACGCATGAATTAATGTCAACATTAGAAGGTCATATAGCAAGTGTTACGTGTATCACTTTTTCTGCGTCTGGATTATTTGTAGCGTCtg GTTCGGAAGATAAAACGGTACGTGTTTGGGGTTTAACTTTGGGCCTTGTTGTAGCGACGTTTAGACATCAAGCAACTATTACTTCTGTCATAGCTATGTTAGATGGTAGAAGAGTTGTCAGCTCCGACAGAGCTGGAACTATTAGAGTATGGGCCGCAGATAGTGGAACCTTGATTCAATCTGTTTGTGGTCCAGGACGATGTTTTGCTGTAGCCGCCGACATGAG atttgCTGTTTGTGGTACCGGGGATAATCAAGTTCGAATAATAAGTCTGGGAGCTGGCCCAGAAGAGAAACGTCAAGTTTCTCATTCACAGGATATTACGTGTTTGGTAGTAACGCCTGATTCACAATCTCTTATTACTGGTTCTAGAGATATGAGTCTAAAAGTGTGGCAACTTGCTGGAGGCAAATTATCACAG gtGTTGGTCGGTCATACCGATCATGTCACTTGCGTTGCAGTAGCAGTTCTTGATAAGTCTATCGTTGTGTCCGGTTCTCGTGATGCCAATTTGATTGTATGGGATATAAATACTGGGGCAGACTTGCACACTCTCACTGGTCATCTTGGTTATGTAACTTGTATCAGATTATCCGGTGATGGTACTTTAGCAGTTTCTGGTAGCGAGGATAAAAGTTTAATAGTTTGGGATACGAAGAAAGGCACTGCTTTAAATTCTATTATGCTTCATGTACCAATTCTTGGTGTTGAAATGTCTACCGATTGTTCGAGATTAGCATTGCATTTATTAGAACATAAATGCATGCCCATTCTTTGTCTGCATAATACACCAGCGCAATATGTTAAACTTCCACCGTACGTTGCTCCGAGAGATTTACGACCACCTGGTCCTAAACGTCCTGCTAGAAGGTTATTGAAAAAAGAGGTTTCTTTGGATACATATACATGGCAACGGAAGTACGGCCATCTTACAACAG gTGTAACGGTATCAACTGTCGAAGAACGATTGAAACGTCGATTCAGTGTCAGTGCTTCTATGGAGGAAATTAGTAAAGCTGGTTTAGCTGGTTCTCAACCAGGCTTAGGTCCAGAACAAGCAGCACTGGCTCAGTCTCAACATTTTGATCAGTTGGAAGCAATTTGGAACAAGCAATCTCCACCTCCCAGACCGCGTGGTTTAAGAACTTTGTCAAAACAGAGTTCTCTTCAAACCACTCGAATATCCGACTCTGAAGAAGAAG ATCTTCCAGATTAA
- the LOC124421868 gene encoding protein qui-1 isoform X1 — protein MNLEVELIAGVVKGGLPPAHLPSPRLIKIFIAGERDEFSAERRQLLEVVGPELQSIYDDMGIEVLLVDMQYGTNKNPDINPRLAEFFLEEINASHRHSRGCFLLLLAGSDYNTGWVPTKFEEETFHALLGCCSVLDEYYVQDGRYYTLKASSVETAQDDWQLAQESNLRKILKIAAESIILDQPDNKEVQNVLKSTTERQLEYGLNLDEDGNGIMAIIRDWTGKDVPKVSPGAMSFRSHIESCLPAENVIHLEVDYKTDGIDTDNDTHDNYLNKFRRFVLERLQNLVNASIEIDPEIKSRKKMVQEVYAESMAHLSLLREIKPAEEDDESIARIKKLLISGMDQKHGPILIWGPKASGKSSILAKIYESVPEWFGKPTFRVVRLCTSTPKSAYSLELLRILCEHIGFLSGNNDGNLPRDASFDPLYLNNWFSQIMRGIEAQPLSEQLIVMVDDLHRLHPLECDIVAALSWLPLNLPQGIHFIATTTVPPEALRLTPLQKERLRSNEILIELSDNRCNLPDIESALDNLEKLVGPRAANKIGSLLACAEYGLSETEILELIMPTGGDDPLSLTLGQYNFATWCLVRRTLTPLLRVRVMSGRLMFGWRWLSREVARKKYLSDQDVSRMCHAELANLFFAEETEDSEEKSPQGPVEPPAKETPFQSAPQSQDITYTLRHVEEAWLHLLRAGDVDKLKRLAVCAFDFLLAGVQMISVSYLRCVLEHARRYLLERDLELVYYAVRKSSDVLTRDPLQLGAQLICWLRPVADDGGDLVSRMVMAAMAWCDGYTAPLLVPLNGWLQPPLPLQIRALSCPQGVRLVEAAPSGQHVVVVPPQGDAQLWHVMSGQLVHTFKGHSSPISCLAITHQSQYLLTGSEDTSIIVWDMKELSLKRRICEHIAPVLTLTAAINNSIIVSGGEDSSIIATSLLTGEVLVKIDHHRGPVTAIRVDSAGEVLVSGSTDGTVCLWSLETFTLLNSITLPSPVANLDVSADSVFLLTACEDQKLYLRSLATGTEIHTLRGHQGPVRSLCLARDCRRAIAGGIEGRVSVFDIHSGRLIKTLPANPSADVTSVKVTEKDDFLITAGGGRVTYWSFRGEEAPSKPQKLGKQESLQPHTSPISCLDISRDGAMAVTGGVDSLVNLWQLNTHELMSTLEGHIASVTCITFSASGLFVASGSEDKTVRVWGLTLGLVVATFRHQATITSVIAMLDGRRVVSSDRAGTIRVWAADSGTLIQSVCGPGRCFAVAADMRFAVCGTGDNQVRIISLGAGPEEKRQVSHSQDITCLVVTPDSQSLITGSRDMSLKVWQLAGGKLSQVLVGHTDHVTCVAVAVLDKSIVVSGSRDANLIVWDINTGADLHTLTGHLGYVTCIRLSGDGTLAVSGSEDKSLIVWDTKKGTALNSIMLHVPILGVEMSTDCSRLALHLLEHKCMPILCLHNTPAQYVKLPPYVAPRDLRPPGPKRPARRLLKKEVSLDTYTWQRKYGHLTTGVTVSTVEERLKRRFSVSASMEEISKAGLAGSQPGLGPEQAALAQSQHFDQLEAIWNKQSPPPRPRGLRTLSKQSSLQTTRISDSEEEGRRAMSCIAS, from the exons ATGAATCTTGAAGTTGAACTTATAGCTGGAGTGGTCAAAGGTGGTTTACCACCGGCTCATCTACCATCTCCAAGGCTTATCAAGATATTTATTGCTGGTGAAAGGGATG AATTCTCTGCGGAAAGGAGACAACTATTGGAGGTAGTGGGTCCAGAACTACAATCGATTTACGATGATATGGGAATTGAG GTATTGTTGGTTGATATGCAATATGGAACCAACAAAAACCCAGATATCAATCCAAGGCTGGCAGAATTCTttttagaagaaataaatgcaTCTCATCGGCATTCCCGAGGTTGTTTTTTGCTG CTACTGGCTGGATCCGATTACAATACAGGTTGGGTACCTACCAAGTTCGAGGAAGAAACTTTCCATGCTCTTCTCGGTTGCTGTTCCGTGTTAGACGAGTACTACGTGCAAGATGGtcgttattatacattgaAAGCTTCTAG TGTGGAAACGGCACAAGACGATTGGCAATTGGCGCAGGAATCGAATTTgaggaaaattttaaaaatcgcaGCCGAATCGATAATCCTTGACCAACCAGACAATAAAGAAGTTCAAAACGTGTTGAAGAGTACGACGGAACGACAATTGGAATACGGCCTAA ATCTTGATGAAGATGGGAATGgaattatggctattattagAGATTGGACTGGTAAAGATGTTCCGAAGGTCAGTCCCGGTGCTATGAGCTTCCGGTCACACATTGAGTCGTGTTTACCAGCTGAAAACGTGATTCACCTTGAGGTTGACTATAAAACAGACGGCATAGACACAGACAACGACACCCATGATAATTACTTGAATAAATTTAGACGATTCGTTCTTGAGAGACTACAAAATTTAGTTAATGCTTCGATAGAGATCGATCCGGAGATTAAAAGTCGAAAGAAAATGGTTCAGGAAGTTTATGCGGAAAGTATGGCGCACTTGTCGTTGTTGCGTGAAATAAAACCCGCCGAGGAGGATGACGAATCTATCGCGCGcataaaaaaacttttaatatcTG GAATGGATCAAAAACATGGCCCTATTTTAATATGGGGTCCCAAAGCTTCTGGGAAATCTTCTATACTTgctaaaatatatgaaagtgTTCCAGAATGGTTCGGTAAACCGACTTTCAGAGTTGTACGGCTCTGTACGTCGACGCCAAAGTCGGCTTATAGTTTAGAGCTTCTACGGATTTTGTGTGAACACATTGGCTTCTTATCGGGTAACAACGACGGTAATCTTCCACGAGATGCTTCCTTCGATCCTTTGTACTTGAATAATTGGTTCAGTCAAATAATGCGTGGTATTGAAGCACAACCTTTGTCCGAACAATTGATCGTTATGGTGGACGATTTGCATCGTCTTCACCCTTTGGAATGCGATATCGTTGCTGCTTTATCGTGGTTACCATTAAACTTGCCCCAAGGAATACATTTTATAGCGACGACTACTGTACCACCCGAAGCATTACGGCTGACGCCACTTCAAAAAGAAAGACTCCGAAGCAATGAAATACTTATTGAATTGTCTGACAATCGATGCAATCTCCCAGATATAGAATCAGCTTTAGACAATCTGGAAAAGCTTGTCGGTCCAAGAGCAGCAAATAAAATTGGTTCGCTTTTAGCATGCGCAGAATACGGTCTCTCCGAAACAGAGATTCTCGAGTTAATTATGCCCACGGGAGGAGATGATCCATTATCTTTAACATTGGGACAATATAATTTTGCTACATGGTGTTTAGTCCGAAGAACTTTGACTCCTTTATTAAGG GTACGAGTAATGAGCGGCAGATTAATGTTTGGCTGGCGTTGGTTAAGTCGTGAAGTAGCTAGGAAGAAATATCTTTCGGATCAGGATGTATCGAGAATGTGTCATGCAGAACTGGCAAATCTATTTTTTGCGGAAGAAACCGAAGATAGCGAGGAAAAATCACCGCAGGGCCCTGTAGAACCACCCGCAAAAGAGACACCTTTCCAAAGCGCTCCGCAATCGCAAGATATTACATATACTCTACGACACGTCGAAGAAGCGTGGCTTCATTTGCTACGAGCTGGCGATGTTGATAAACTCAAAAGATTAGCTGTCTGtgcttttgattttcttttagcTGGTGTACAAATGATTTCCGTGAGTTATTTGCGATGTGTACTCGAACATGCAAGGAGATATCTTTTGGAAAGAGATTTGGAGTTGGTATATTATGCTGTTAGGAAATCAAGCGATGTACTTACTAGAGATCCGCTTCAGCTTGGAGCACAACTTATTTGTTGGCTAAGACCAGTTGCAGATGATGGTGGAGATCTT GTAAGCAGAATGGTCATGGCAGCAATGGCATGGTGTGATGGCTATACTGCACCTCTTTTAGTTCCTCTAAATGGTTGGCTTCAACCTCCTCTACCTCTTCAAATTCGTGCGTTGTCTTGTCCACAAGGAGTCCGTCTAGTCGAAGCTGCTCCATCGGGTCAACACGTCGTGGTTGTTCCACCTCAAGGAGATGCTCAATTATGGCACGTTATGTCTGGTCAGCTAGTACATACTTTTAAag gtCATTCTAGTCCGATATCATGTTTAGCCATTACGCATCAATCTCAATATCTACTTACTGGTTCTGAAGATACCTCCATTATAGTTtgggatatgaaagaattatcATTGAAACGACGAATTTGTGAACATATAGCACCTGTTCTTACGTTAACAGCAGCTATAAATAATTCCATTATCGTGAGTGGTGGCGAAGATTCTAGTATCATTGCAACTAGTTTACTTACTGGCGAGGTATTAGTAAAAATTGATCATCACAGAGGACCCGTTACTGCAATACGCGTAGATTCAGCAGGAGAAGTTCTTGTCTCTGGGTCAACCGATGGAACAGTCTGCTTATGGTCTTTAGAAACATTTACTCTTCTCAACAGCATAACATTACCTTCTCCTGTAGCCAATCTCGATGTATCGGCAGATTCTGTCTTTTTGCTGACTGCTTGTGAAGATCAGAAACTCTATTTAAGATCATTAGCTACTGGAACGGAGATACATACATTAAGAGGACATCAAGGTCCTGTTAGAAGTTTATGTCTTGCTAGAGATTGTAGAAGAGCTATTGCTGGTGGTATAGAGGGGAGAGTTTCTGTTTTTGATATACATAGTGGTAGACTTATTAAAACGTTACCTGCTAACCCTTCTGCGGATGTTACATCTGTGAAG gttacTGAAAAGGATGATTTTCTTATTACTGCTGGAGGAGGACGTGTAACCTACTGGAGTTTCCGGGGCGAGGAAGCTCCGTCAAAACCACAAAAACTTGGTAAACAAGAATCACTTCAACCGCACACCTCACCTATATCTTGTTTAGATATATCTAGAGATGGTGCAATGGCAGTTACGGGTGGTGTCGATTCTTTAGTAAATTTATGGCAATTAAATACGCATGAATTAATGTCAACATTAGAAGGTCATATAGCAAGTGTTACGTGTATCACTTTTTCTGCGTCTGGATTATTTGTAGCGTCtg GTTCGGAAGATAAAACGGTACGTGTTTGGGGTTTAACTTTGGGCCTTGTTGTAGCGACGTTTAGACATCAAGCAACTATTACTTCTGTCATAGCTATGTTAGATGGTAGAAGAGTTGTCAGCTCCGACAGAGCTGGAACTATTAGAGTATGGGCCGCAGATAGTGGAACCTTGATTCAATCTGTTTGTGGTCCAGGACGATGTTTTGCTGTAGCCGCCGACATGAG atttgCTGTTTGTGGTACCGGGGATAATCAAGTTCGAATAATAAGTCTGGGAGCTGGCCCAGAAGAGAAACGTCAAGTTTCTCATTCACAGGATATTACGTGTTTGGTAGTAACGCCTGATTCACAATCTCTTATTACTGGTTCTAGAGATATGAGTCTAAAAGTGTGGCAACTTGCTGGAGGCAAATTATCACAG gtGTTGGTCGGTCATACCGATCATGTCACTTGCGTTGCAGTAGCAGTTCTTGATAAGTCTATCGTTGTGTCCGGTTCTCGTGATGCCAATTTGATTGTATGGGATATAAATACTGGGGCAGACTTGCACACTCTCACTGGTCATCTTGGTTATGTAACTTGTATCAGATTATCCGGTGATGGTACTTTAGCAGTTTCTGGTAGCGAGGATAAAAGTTTAATAGTTTGGGATACGAAGAAAGGCACTGCTTTAAATTCTATTATGCTTCATGTACCAATTCTTGGTGTTGAAATGTCTACCGATTGTTCGAGATTAGCATTGCATTTATTAGAACATAAATGCATGCCCATTCTTTGTCTGCATAATACACCAGCGCAATATGTTAAACTTCCACCGTACGTTGCTCCGAGAGATTTACGACCACCTGGTCCTAAACGTCCTGCTAGAAGGTTATTGAAAAAAGAGGTTTCTTTGGATACATATACATGGCAACGGAAGTACGGCCATCTTACAACAG gTGTAACGGTATCAACTGTCGAAGAACGATTGAAACGTCGATTCAGTGTCAGTGCTTCTATGGAGGAAATTAGTAAAGCTGGTTTAGCTGGTTCTCAACCAGGCTTAGGTCCAGAACAAGCAGCACTGGCTCAGTCTCAACATTTTGATCAGTTGGAAGCAATTTGGAACAAGCAATCTCCACCTCCCAGACCGCGTGGTTTAAGAACTTTGTCAAAACAGAGTTCTCTTCAAACCACTCGAATATCCGACTCTGAAGAAGAAGGTAGGCGTGCCATGTCGTGCATCGCCTCCTAA